The Rhizobium indicum sequence ATTGCGCCAGGATTCGAGCCGCACCCGCCGGCCGCCATAGATCGACAACGGAAAGGAGCAGCAGTCGCCGGCGGCAAAGACATCGGGTGCGGAGGTCTGGAGATTGATATCGACGGCAATGCCATTGTCGATTGCCAGCCCGGCCCTTTCGGCGATCTCGATATTCGGCCGCGCGCCGATACCGACAAGGGCGAGATCGGCTTCGATCAGCTCTCCGGTCGACAATCTGATCAACGCTTTCCCGCTTCCCTCCGTCAGCGCTTCGATGGAGACGCCGCAGCGGATATCGACGCCTTCGGCGCGATGGCGCTCAGCGAGCAGATGAGCAATCTCCTCCGGCACGCCGCGCTTCAGCACTCGTTCCAGCCCCTCGATGAGGGTAACGTCGGCGCCGAGCGACCGCGCCGTTGCCGCAAGTTCCAATCCGATGAAGCCACCGCCGATGATGGCGATGTGCCGCCCCGGCTTCATGGCGTCGCGCAGCGCCATCGCATCGTGATGTGTCCTGAGCGCGCGGATATGCCGGCTGCCCTCAGGCGCGCCGGGAAACGAACGAGCGCTTGCGCCTGTTGCGAGAAGTAGCCTGTCGTAGGAGAGCGATGTATCGTCCGAAAGCGTCACGGTTTTGGATGCGGTGTCGATATCCCGGGCCTCCAGGCCAATCAGCAGCCGGATATCGTTCTCGGCGTATCTCTCCGCCGTTGCGATGAATTTCGGACCGGTCGCATCGGCGGAGCCGGTCTTCGACAGCGGCGGTCGTTCGTAAGGAGCAAGAGGCTCGGCTCCAACCAGCGTAATCTCGCCGCTAAAACCCTTTTCCCGCAATGCGAAGGCAGCGCGCGCACCGCATTCGCCTGCCCCGATGATGACGAAATGAACCACGCCAGCCTCCCTCAGATCGAGATGAAGACGGCGCCGTCTTCGATCTTGACAGGATAGGTCTTGAGATTGACGCAGACCGGCGCACCCTTGGCTTCGCCCGTCTTGTAGTTGAAGCGGCCGTTATGTTTCGGACATTCGATGATCTCATCCATGACAAGCCCGTCGGCGAGATGGATATGTTCATGTGTGCAGAGCCCGTCGGTCGCGAAAAATTCGTCGTCCGGGCTGCGATAGACCGCGAAGGTGCGCCCGTCGTGGTCGAAGCGGATGACATCCTCCTCGTCGATCTCGTCCTTGCCGCAGACCTGGATCCAGTTTCCGCTCATCTTGTCCTCCCTCGATTGTCTTTATTGCGCGGCCGGGGCCAGCTCGTTGTGGAATTCCTCGCGATAGGGCCGCGCGGTGGCCGGCAGTTCGCGTTTCAGGAAATAATCCTCGTTGCGCAGCTGGCGCAGGAAGGCTGGGATCATCTCGCGATAGCCGGACCAGATCGACGGGTTCGGCGCCGGCAGGTCGTGCTTGATCATCGCGTGCAGCTGGGGCAGCGCGTGGTAAGGCACCATCGGAAACATGTGATGTTCGACGTGGTAGTTCATGTTCCAGTAAATGAAGCGGCTGATGGGGTTCATATAGACCGTGCGGCTGTTCAGCCGATGGTCGGTCACATTGTCGGCAAGGCCGCCATGCTGCAGCAGACCGGTCAGCACATGGTGCCAGGCGCCGTAGAGGCGCGGCAGGCCGATCAGCACCAGCGGCAGGATCGAACCCATGGCGATCGCGGCTGCGATCGTCGCAACATAGATCGCCAGCCAGACGCGGGCGATGCGGATGGCCTTCGGCTGCTCCATCTCGGGAATGAAGGTCTTTTCCGCCGCGCTGACGCCGCCGAGGGCATTGCGCAGCATGTCGACGACCGCATGCCAGGCGTCGAGGATGCCGAAGAAATTGAGAACCAGCCGCAACAGATCGGGCGGCCGCATGACGGCGATCTCGGGATCGCGGCCGACGATCACCGTATCGGTGTGATGGCGCGCATGGCTCCAGCGCCAGGTCACTGGATTGCGCATGATCATGAAGCAGGCAATCTGGTAGACGACATCGTTCATCCAGCGCGTCTTGAAGGCGGTGCCATGGCCGCATTCGTGCCAGCGGCTGTCGGAGGCCGAGCCGTAAAGCACGCCATAGGCGAGGAAGAAGGGCAGCGCGATCCACGAGCCCCAGTAATAAATGCCGAGCCCGGCAAGGACCAGCATGCTGCCGAGCCAGAGGGCCGTGTCGCGGATCGCCGGCGCATCGGAGCGCTGCATCAGCGCCTTCATCTCCTTGCGCGGAATGTCGGTGTGATACCATTCGGCCGCCGCCAGCCCCGTCTCGACGGCGGTGCGGCCGCTTTCGCCGAGAAGGTCGTAGTCGCGCTTCTTTGTCTGGGTCGCCATTGTCCGCCTCCCGTTGCCCTTGCCTGGGAGAATAGGTTGACTTTGGAAAGCGCTCAATGCAGGCTTGATATAATCTATCAAAAGCTATCACGAATGACTTGCATTCATGATCGAATCCATCAGGAACGCCGATGCGCCGTCCCACCATATCCGATCTCGCCCGCGCCTCCGGCGTCAGCATCGCCACCGTCGACCGTGTTCTCAACGCACGCCACCGGGTGCGCGAGGAAACAGCGCGACGGGTCTATGATGCGGCGCAGTCGATCGGCTATCACGCTGTCGGCCTGATCAAGCAGCGCGTCTTCGAGGATCTGCCGCAATACAAGCTCGCCTTCCTGCTGCAGAAGCCGATGCAGCCCTTCTATCAGAGCTTCGTGCGTGAGATCGAAACCGCAGCGCGCGCGCTGACGAGCGCGCGCATCCAGACGCAGATCGACTTTCCGTCAGCCGCGACACCGGCTGCGATCGTCGAAAAGATCAAGACGCTCGGCGCCCGCAACCAGGCCGTTGCTCTCGTCGGCCCGGATTATCCGGCGGTGACGACGGCGGTCGAGGAGTTGAAGGAGCGCGGTATTCCCGTCTTCTCGTTACTCTCCGATCTCGCCACCGGCGTGCGCGACGCCTATCTCGGCGTTAACAACCGCAAGGTCGGACGCACTGCCGCCTGGACCATTGCGCGCACGGCACACAAGCCCGGCAAGGTCGCCTGTTTCGTCGGCAGCCACCGCTTTCACGGCCATGAGCTCAGAGAAATCGGCTTTCGCTCCTATTTTCGCGAGAATGCGCCGGAATTCGATGTCGTCGACACGCTGATCAATCTAGAGACGGCCGAGATCACTCATGAGGCGACGTTGACGCTGCTGCAGAAACATCCCGATCTCGTCGGCCTCTATGTCTGCGGCGGCGGCATGGAGGGGGCAATCTCGGCATTCCGCGAAGAAGGCGTAGGCGGCAAGATCGTCCTGGTGGTCAACGAGCTGACGCCCGACAGCAAAGCCGGCCTTGCCGACGATATCGTCGCCATGGCGATCGGAACCCCCCTGCCCGCACTCTGCAAGGAGTTGATGGTGCTGATGACGGGCGCCATCGAAAACGGCGAAGCGGCTGTTCCCGGGCAGCTCTTCCTGCCTTTCGATATCCATATTTCGGAGAACATTTAAGGAATGATGGAATTCCATCATTCCGTTCGAAATTCTCTCAGCGATGAAAGCACGTCGCGGCGA is a genomic window containing:
- a CDS encoding NAD(P)/FAD-dependent oxidoreductase, yielding MVHFVIIGAGECGARAAFALREKGFSGEITLVGAEPLAPYERPPLSKTGSADATGPKFIATAERYAENDIRLLIGLEARDIDTASKTVTLSDDTSLSYDRLLLATGASARSFPGAPEGSRHIRALRTHHDAMALRDAMKPGRHIAIIGGGFIGLELAATARSLGADVTLIEGLERVLKRGVPEEIAHLLAERHRAEGVDIRCGVSIEALTEGSGKALIRLSTGELIEADLALVGIGARPNIEIAERAGLAIDNGIAVDINLQTSAPDVFAAGDCCSFPLSIYGGRRVRLESWRNAQEQGTLAAANLLGLNEAISAVPWFWSDQYDMTLQISGLAEGAVRHLRRDLAGGAFILFHLDADGRLIAASGIGPGNAVARDIRLAEMLIAARAHPNPAALAASDIKLKSLLAA
- a CDS encoding MocE family 2Fe-2S type ferredoxin, which produces MSGNWIQVCGKDEIDEEDVIRFDHDGRTFAVYRSPDDEFFATDGLCTHEHIHLADGLVMDEIIECPKHNGRFNYKTGEAKGAPVCVNLKTYPVKIEDGAVFISI
- a CDS encoding fatty acid desaturase family protein, with protein sequence MATQTKKRDYDLLGESGRTAVETGLAAAEWYHTDIPRKEMKALMQRSDAPAIRDTALWLGSMLVLAGLGIYYWGSWIALPFFLAYGVLYGSASDSRWHECGHGTAFKTRWMNDVVYQIACFMIMRNPVTWRWSHARHHTDTVIVGRDPEIAVMRPPDLLRLVLNFFGILDAWHAVVDMLRNALGGVSAAEKTFIPEMEQPKAIRIARVWLAIYVATIAAAIAMGSILPLVLIGLPRLYGAWHHVLTGLLQHGGLADNVTDHRLNSRTVYMNPISRFIYWNMNYHVEHHMFPMVPYHALPQLHAMIKHDLPAPNPSIWSGYREMIPAFLRQLRNEDYFLKRELPATARPYREEFHNELAPAAQ
- a CDS encoding LacI family DNA-binding transcriptional regulator; its protein translation is MRRPTISDLARASGVSIATVDRVLNARHRVREETARRVYDAAQSIGYHAVGLIKQRVFEDLPQYKLAFLLQKPMQPFYQSFVREIETAARALTSARIQTQIDFPSAATPAAIVEKIKTLGARNQAVALVGPDYPAVTTAVEELKERGIPVFSLLSDLATGVRDAYLGVNNRKVGRTAAWTIARTAHKPGKVACFVGSHRFHGHELREIGFRSYFRENAPEFDVVDTLINLETAEITHEATLTLLQKHPDLVGLYVCGGGMEGAISAFREEGVGGKIVLVVNELTPDSKAGLADDIVAMAIGTPLPALCKELMVLMTGAIENGEAAVPGQLFLPFDIHISENI